One Solanum lycopersicum chromosome 4, SLM_r2.1 DNA window includes the following coding sequences:
- the LOC101243886 gene encoding protein BYPASS1-LIKE: MPVTDYQGASASFTNFGRSLLSMRRDQVHSMEAAHEATSQEIELEAFQKQVAERFNELSSVDSDQLLSVPWIRKLLDVFLCCQEQFRSILFNNTANLNKPPMDRYVTEYFDRSVKGLDVCNAIRDGIEQIKQWQKQLEIVLCALENQRCVGEGQFRRAKKALIDFAIGMLDEKESNTSVAHRNRSFGRNNTQNDHKSLGHFRSLSWSVSRNWSAARQLQAIGNNLVAPKNNEIAATNGLALAVFTMSYVLYFVMWALVAAIPCQDRGLQTHFYVTRQFVWAVPILSLHERILEESKKRDRRNACGLLKEIHEMEKCAHHMNELIDTVHFPITEEKDGEVKLRVHELGLVYDGLKNGLDPLERQVREVFHRIVRSRTEGLDSIGRGNHE; the protein is encoded by the coding sequence TTCACAAATTTTGGGAGATCTCTTTTGAGTATGCGTCGAGATCAGGTGCATTCCATGGAAGCTGCTCATGAGGCGACTAGTCAAGAGATTGAACTCGAAGCTTTCCAGAAGCAAGTGGCTGAGCGTTTTAATGAATTATCTTCTGTTGATTCTGATCAATTGCTTTCGGTTCCCTGGATCCGTAAGCTGTTGGATGTGTTCCTCTGTTGCCAGGAGCAATTCAGGTCTATTTTGTTCAACAACACTGCTAATTTGAACAAACCTCCTATGGACAGATACGTCACTGAATATTTCGATAGGAGTGTGAAGGGATTGGATGTTTGTAACGCGATAAGGGATGGAATTGAGCAGATAAAGCAGTGGCAGAAGCAGTTGGAGATTGTTCTGTGTGCATTGGAAAATCAGAGGTGTGTTGGTGAAGGTCAATTTCGTCGTGCTAAGAAGGCTTTGATTGATTTTGCAATTGGTATGCTTGATGAGAAGGAGTCTAATACATCTGTGGCTCATAGAAACAGGTCATTTGGCCGAAACAATACTCAGAATGATCATAAATCTTTAGGCCATTTTAGATCATTGTCATGGAGTGTTTCTAGAAATTGGTCTGCTGCTAGGCAGCTTCAAGCAATTGGTAACAACTTAGTTGCTCCAAAAAATAACGAAATTGCTGCTACCAATGGATTAGCGTTGGCTGTTTTCACAATGAGTTATGTGTTATACTTTGTAATGTGGGCACTTGTGGCAGCAATACCATGCCAGGACCGTGGGTTGCAGACCCATTTTTATGTGACTAGGCAATTCGTTTGGGCCGTCCCAATCCTATCACTCCATGAAAGGATTTTGGAGGAATCGAAGAAGAGGGATCGTAGAAATGCTTGTGGATTGTTGAAGGAGATTCATGAGATGGAGAAATGCGCTCATCATATGAATGAATTGATCGATACGGTTCATTTTCCAATCACAGAGGAAAAAGATGGAGAAGTGAAGCTAAGAGTTCATGAACTTGGGCTTGTTTATGATGGTTTAAAGAATGGATTAGACCCTTTAGAGCGCCAGGTTAGGGAAGTATTCCATCGAATTGTTCGGAGCAGGACTGAAGGCCTCGACTCAATCGGACGAGGGAATCATGAGTGA